One region of Culex pipiens pallens isolate TS chromosome 2, TS_CPP_V2, whole genome shotgun sequence genomic DNA includes:
- the LOC120412713 gene encoding uncharacterized protein LOC120412713 isoform X2 — MAPGSNNHNNNNNNNRQTGAKPKTKSSKKNSVPREVVAPTRRDLQQLNVLVDWATSSGAAAAAVNNQQQQNLHQQPGPSGVGGGGSSHQQNFLLKPRNNRTPGEGTCYEIDNLTLQDNSRYIPAVRPIVRRNLLSESGSGAESGELHNTAVGVVIPTTPNSALQSFRLNDTSGGPSTSGGAGTSNINNNLLNNSAARNVLNPFHQLQQQQSSQQQQSSQLRASPLSSRVPDGASQNQLNLNKNSNQQQQQIHHHHHHGGAGAVGGAKANNFEDKLSQIQEYIKLTTNLISSVQIDNLNGPRPQSVQSIQSTTTQSATPVQTPSYDDLRYRMENQNKNMQALKEQQAHLLRLQQAARQQLADMEAMRAQTAQPVQLENFESVEQVQEGIGGIMERMRVLSTFIQNQQELGNMLGGADNDDVLSEQVALQQKFAELRDKKAQMHSLVSELQNLNVEASRQFDGQAASASAAGVERNVPIELTNAPATAADMRKATKTFINQNQNVNQGEVMNGGSRGGSVTPKVENVVDGGSEEGLDEEEAEAIAGTADMLNDKINEINAMKSQLRRLKEMMDTVKLMEMKTGGSIDEDEEDAPEENDENPEDEEESVENSRSPSVASQISDQQQGAGGGASAVDESRREQLNQRVEALHAMTRDLREQAKSIAAERDALKNARSELQKRRNNVAELQNQADSQATEKLTNHVASYVTSSAGATSSKEMALKAELEQKKRELEQFAKMTQSMKKNTELSRRNTEVTTAQPKVSSVSSADSLRSQSHPPVIPPPPSASAVNNTSASNATNLSKHSADSGVTDIFANAHLESGSYQSSSTRSLNMVPPMPDICNRADRYHHRKSEDVGTSTGRNERTSPWPSHLFAGAGPSSSNTGPQSPHFHPSFGVGSDIHSSYPAYSGYPTYANLLPPHTPNSAPAPPPDPLMFQHFMQTQQMLMNSITQCNQLLWIQQREINNLNNAVLLLQERILNSGHGGILTESHVPPSNGHIRAESTPPNNSLSSNPSAIYSRARSEQPSMQVHQGPTSPYHNLPQTLPYSTPSNNPTQQFFTPTTTATSQFSVNAQIQRNNSNITRNYRNLRHVNINTANNAIYEQQQQQPNSLYDHHNFMNGTSTSTNEEQQTYNNGGPVGGGNLGPSNMINNLANGPPTAAPACMNNLNNSNANSSNVQQALNNQVLPGVRANNYWDNFRSYSRQNLLSSNSCKSNEDSCALSGGGGGSTSTAHGSGNGANGGPAIPVGGAATGSGSGNCTNNINNQIQQRNNSNVMNNNYGSGGSTSSNKYPPNFNRNNSFSNVNQQQQQLDVGPNLQQPSCGSHQHYQSMPPEAAAASGSFQMSQSAFVHQQQVQQQQVQPHHTSLNQSSSFDLGELQFHTNPINLGLANKSGHPKGSAHKKYPLSLRSCRDANLAAAGEGSSNFYGAGAHAEMVSDLNLASASNYQHDSKSTSKLFEALKENVYQEVKNLITANESRPHFLIQLFRELQLISSDPLRQRTLQSIQELYNRYIESTLAQQQQQQGGDVQQQLQDGGGHVNNVGSNNLLSSGANEPVAGPSSQLAAENVEVVDMEVTQNYTNVRQQAQQQGFAFVPSAESTPIAGGSAKEHDRNDLGLPSSEIINIIMGDIVGVINSVDYINDSVLYKIAGVICNHATGASNGLFHYQQQQQLPQQDQDRILGNPMLGPSMAAFLAQNDSDVISQEDFLRHLESWNRTDKDEFISNLENLLNNILLRSSAAEGDSAAVSSSNLNGDEEAQMRAQQHQHATLQHDSTLSAGDVSTDNNETFNPSENPFSAPVVVAAAAAPVPLSLTRRVYGAVASSTSESDKISNGVSSSNGYASTTYDLAEADQICDTSLPGGGGGAVGGGQPVAGPSGSSAGGVVGQEGFEDRWRVMQKKLDDDLADIIERNRNAERVAQEQQQQDQRHQQQQQRRSNEGWQDEDGEGNLDPEEQLPIFY; from the exons ATGGCCCCCGGATCGAACAAccacaacaataacaacaacaacaaccggcAGACTGGGGCCAAGCCGAAAACCAAGTCCTCGAAAAAGAACTCGGTTCCGAGGGAAGTGGTCGCCCCGACCAGACGGGATCTGCAGCAGCTCAAT GTCCTCGTCGATTGGGCAACGTCCTCCGGAGCGGCAGCCGCGGCGGTCAACAATCAGCAACAGCAGAATCTACATCAACAGCCGGGACCATCGGGTGTGGGTGGTGGAGGATCAAGTCATCAGCAGAACTTCCTACTTAAGCCGAGGAATAATCGAACGCCGGGCGAGGGAACCTGTTACGAAATCG ACAACTTAACCCTCCAGGACAACAGCCGCTACATCCCGGCGGTACGTCCGATCGTGCGTCGAAACCTGCTCAGCGAAAGTGGCAGCGGTGCCGAGTCCGGTGAACTGCACAACACTGCCGTCGGCGTGGTCATTCCGACCACTCCAAACTCTGCGCTTCAGAGCTTCCGGTTGAACGACACCAGCGGCGGTCCCTCGACCAGCGGTGGTGCAGGAACTTCGAACATTAACAACAACTTGCTGAACAACAGTGCTGCGCGAAACGTGCTAAATCCGTTCCACCAACTTCAGCAGCAACAGTcctcgcagcagcagcaatcgtcGCAACTGCGAGCCTCTCCGCTGAGCTCACGCGTTCCGGACGGTGCCTCGCAGAACCAGCTAAACTTGAACAAGAACtcgaaccagcagcagcagcagattcaTCACCATCATCACCACGGTGGAGCGGGAGCCGTTGGCGGTGCAAAAGCCAACAACTTTGAGGACAAGCTGAGCCAAATTCAGGAGTACATCAAGCTAACCACCAATTTGATCTCGTCGGTGCAGATTGACAAC CTAAACGGCCCCCGTCCCCAGTCGGTGCAGAGCATCCAGAGCACCACCACGCAATCGGCCACGCCCGTCCAGACGCCCTCGTACGACGACCTGCGGTACCGCatggaaaaccaaaacaaaaacatgcaAGCCCTGAAGGAACAGCAGGCGCACCTGCTCCGTCTCCAGCAAGCCGCCCGCCAACAACTCGCGGACATGGAGGCGATGCGGGCGCAAACCGCGCAACCTGTACAGTTGGAGAACTTTGAGTCGGTCGAGCAGGTCCAGGAGGGCATCGGGGGGATTATGGAGCGGATGCGCGTGTTGAGCACGTTCATTCAGAACCAGCAGGAGTTGGGGAATATGCTTGGTGGGGCGGACAATGATGATGTGCTGAGCGAGCAGGTCGCGTTGCAGCAAAAGTTTGCCGAGTTGCGGGACAAGAAGGCGCAAATGCACAGCCTGGTGTCGGAGCTGCAGAACTTGAACGTTGAGGCGAGCAGGCAGTTTGATGGGCAGGCGGCGTCGGCGTCGGCGGCTGGGGTTGAGCGGAACGTGCCGATTGAGTTGACGAATGCGCCGGCGACGGCGGCGGATATGAGGAAGGCCACGAAGACGTTTATCAATCAGAATCAGAATGTGAATCAGGGGGAGGTTATGAATGGTGGTAGTCGGGGAGGTTCGGTGACGCCGAAGGTGGAGAATGTGGTTGATGGTGGGAGTGAGGAGGGTTTGGATGAGGAAGAAGCGGAGGCGATTGCGGGGACGGCGGACATGCTGAACGATAAGATTAATGAGATTAACGCGATGAAGTCGCAGCTGCGGAGGTTGAAGGAGATGATGGATACGGTGAAGTTGATGGAGATGAAGACGGGTGGATCGATTGACGAGGACGAGGAGGACGCGCCGGAGGAGAATGATGAGAATCCGGAGGATGAGGAGGAGTCGGTGGAGAATTCGCGTTCGCCGAGCGTCGCTAGTCAGATCAGTGATCAGCAACAGGGTGCGGGAGGTGGTGCTTCAGCGGTTGACGAGAGTCGGAGGGAGCAGTTGAACCAGCGGGTTGAGGCGTTGCACGCCATGACGAGAGATTTGAGGGAGCAGGCCAAGTCGATTGCGGCGGAGAGAGATGCGTTGAAGAATGCGAGGTCGGAGCTGCAGAAGAGACGGAACAATGTGGCGGAGTTGCAGAACCAGGCGGATTCGCAGGCCACGGAGAAGCTCACCAATCATGTGGCTTCGTATGTGACTTCGTCGGCAGGAGCGACCAGTTCGAAGGAGATGGCGCTGAAGGCCGAGTTGGAACAGAAAAAGCGCGAGTTGGAGCAGTTTGCGAAGATGACACAGAGCATGAAGAAGAACACAGAGTTGTCCAGGAGGAATACGGAGGTGACGACGGCGCAGCCGAAGGTTTCTTCCGTGTCTTCAGCGGATTCGCTGCGCTCGCAGAGTCATCCTCCGGTGATTCCACCGCCGCCATCGGCATCAGCTGTGAACAACACAAGCGCAAGTAACGCTACGAATCTCTCAAAGCATTCGGCAGATTCCGGAGTTACGGACATCTTTGCCAATGCACATCTCGAATCTGGAAGCTATCAGTCGAGCAGCACACGGAGTTTGAACATGGTTCCACCAATGCCGGACATTTGCAACCGTGCCGACCGGTATCACCATCGCAAGTCCGAGGACGTTGGCACATCCACAGGACGTAACGAGCGGACTTCACCGTGGCCGTCCCATTTATTCGCCGGAGCAGGTCCGTCCAGCTCGAACACCGGCCCACAGAGTCCGCACTTCCACCCCTCGTTCGGCGTAGGTTCGGACATTCACTCGTCCTACCCGGCCTACTCCGGCTATCCAACCTACGCGAACCTCCTCCCACCTCACACCCCCAACTCGGCGCCAGCTCCCCCACCCGACCCGCTCATGTTCCAGCACTTTATGCAGACCCAGCAAATGCTGATGAACTCCATCACCCAGTGCAaccaactgctctggatccaACAGCGCGAgatcaacaacctcaacaacgCCGTCCTCCTGCTCCAGGAACGCATCCTCAACAGCGGCCACGGCGGCATCCTCACCGAATCCCACGTCCCCCCGTCCAACGGCCACATCCGCGCCGAATCAACACCCCCCAACAACTCCCTCTCCTCCAACCCCTCCGCCATCTACAGCCGGGCCCGCTCCGAGCAACCCTCGATGCAGGTCCATCAAGGCCCAACCTCCCCCTACCACAACCTCCCCCAAACCCTCCCTTACTCCACCCCCTCCAACAACCCCACCCAGCAATTCTTCACCCCAACCACGACCGCGACCTCCCAATTCTCCGTGAACGCGCAAATCCAGCGCAACAACAGCAACATCACCCGCAACTACCGGAACCTGCGCCACGTCAACATCAACACCGCCAACAACGCCATctacgagcagcagcagcagcaacccaACTCCCTCTACGACCATCACAACTTTATGAACGGAACGTCAACCTCAACCAACGAGGAGCAGCAGACCTACAACAATGGTGGTCCCGTTGGTGGGGGAAACCTCGGGCCGTCCAACATGATCAACAACTTGGCGAATGGGCCGCCAACGGCGGCGCCGGCTTGTATGAACAACTTGAACAATAGCAACGCCAACAGCAGTAACGTGCAGCAAGCGTTGAACAACCAGGTGTTGCCGGGCGTGCGGGCCAACAACTACTGGGATAACTTTAGGAG CTACTCGAGACAAAACTTGCTGTCGAGCAACAGCTGCAAAAGCAACGAGGACTCGTGCGCGCtaagtggcggcggcggcggcagtaCCTCAACCGCCCACGGAAGCGGTAATGGTGCCAACGGCGGTCCCGCCATTCCCGTCGGTGGCGCCGCCACCGGCAGCGGTTCCGGCAACTGCACGAACAACATCAACAACCAGATCCAGCAGCGCAACAACAGCAACGTGATGAACAACAACTACGGGAGTGGTGGGAGTACGAGCAGTAACAAGTATCCGCCCAACTTTAATCGGAACAATTCGTTTAGTAATGttaatcagcagcagcagcagttggaTGTGGGGCCGAATTTGCAGCAGCCGAGTTGTGGGTCGCACCAACACTATCAATCGATGCCGCCGgaggcggcggcggcgtcggGGTCGTTCCAGATGTCGCAGTCGGCGTTTGTTCATCAACAGCAagttcagcagcagcaggttcaGCCGCATCACACGTCGTTGAATCAGTCGAGTTCGTTCGATTTGGGCGAGTTGCAGTTCCACACGAATCCGATCAACTTGGGGCTGGCGAACAAGAGCGGTCATCCGAAGGGGAGTGCCCACAAGAAGTACCCGCTGTCGTTGAGGTCCTGCCGGGACGCGAATTTGGCTGCAGCTGGGGAGGGGAGTTCCAACTTTTACGGAGCTGGCGCGCACGCCGAGATGGTCAGCGATCTGAATCTGGCCTCGGCCAGCAACTACCAGCACGACTCGAAGTCGACCTCGAAGCTGTTCGAGGCGCTCAAGGAGAACGTCTACCAGGAGGTGAAGAATCTGATTACGGCCAACGAGTCGCGGCCGCACTTTTTAATCCAGCTGTTCCGCGAGCTGCAGCTGATTTCGTCGGATCCGCTGAGGCAGCGCACGCTGCAGTCGATCCAGGAGCTGTACAATCGGTACATTGAGTCTACGCtggcgcagcagcagcagcagcagggtggAGATGTGCAGCAACAGCTGCAGGACGGAGGAGGTCACGTGAACAATGTTGGAAGTAATAATCTGCTTTCGTCGGGGGCGAACGAACCCGTTGCTGGGCCGTCGTCCCAGTTGGCAGCTGAAAACGTGGAGGTTGTAGACATGGAGGTGACGCAGAACTACACCAACGTACGGCAGCAGGCTCAACAGCAGGGCTTTGCGTTTGTTCCGTCCGCGGAGAGTACGCCGATCGCTGGTGGGAGTGCGAAGGAGCACGACCGGAACGACCTTGGACTGCCCAGCTCGGAGATCATCAACATCATCATGGGCGACATAGTTGGAGTGATCAACTCGGTTGACTACATCAACGACTCGGTGCTGTACAAGATCGCCGGTGTAATTTGTAACCACGCGACCGGAGCTTCAAACGGACTCTTCCactaccaacaacaacaacagctgcCCCAGCAAGATCAGGACCGAATCCTCGGAAATCCCATGCTCGGACCCTCAATGGCCGCCTTCCTAGCCCAAAACGACTCGGACGTCATCAGCCAGGAAGACTTCCTCCGACACCTCGAAAGCTGGAACCGCACCGACAAGGACGAGTTCATCTCCAACCTGGAGAACCTCCTGAACAACATCCTCCTACGATCTTCAGCCGCCGAAGGCGACTCCGCCGCCGTCTCTTCCTCTAACCTCAACGGCGACGAAGAAGCCCAAATGCGAGCCCAGCAACATCAACACGCAACCCTCCAGCACGACTCGACGCTGTCCGCCGGTGACGTGAGCACCGACAACAACGAAACCTTCAACCCCTCGGAGAACCCCTTTTCGGCACCCGTCGTCGTCGCAGCCGCCGCCGCCCCCGTCCCACTGAGTCTAACCCGGCGAGTTTACGGTGCCGTCGCTTCGAGTACCTCGGAAAGTGACAAAATTTCCAACGGAGTTAGCAGCTCGAATGGGTACGCCTCGACGACGTACGATCTGGCCGAGGCGGATCAGATTTGCGATACGAGTCTACCGGGTGGGGGAGGCGGAGCGGTTGGAGGAGGTCAACCGGTGGCGGGACCTAGTGGAAGCAGTGCTGGGGGGGTTGTGGGGCAGGAGGGATTTGAGGATCGTTGGAGGGTGATGCAGAAGAAGCTGGACGACGATTTGGCGGATATTATTGAGAGGAACAGGAATGCGGAGCGGGTGGcgcaggagcagcagcagcaggatcaaaggcatcaacagcagcagcagagacGGTCCAATGAAGGGTGGCAGGACGAGGATGGCGAGGGGAATCTGGATCCGGAG GAACAGCTGCCAATATTCTACTGA